The proteins below come from a single Podarcis muralis chromosome 8, rPodMur119.hap1.1, whole genome shotgun sequence genomic window:
- the FOXA2 gene encoding hepatocyte nuclear factor 3-beta, whose protein sequence is MHSASSMLGVVKMEGHEHTEWSNYYGEPEGYSTMNAGLGMNSYMSMPPMGTAGNMTTVASGGSMGMSYAAGPAGMNLSPGAGAMASMAAHLSPSLSPLGAQAGSMGGALGAYSALSPVGAGGSGAYGQAAGLGRSRDAKSYRRSYTHAKPPYSYISLITMAIQQSPNKMLTLSEIYQWIMDLFPFYRQNQQRWQNSIRHSLSFNDCFLKVPRSPDKPGKGSFWTLHPDSGNMFENGCYLRRQKRFKCDKPPGSKQPQQQNQGASPASSAGAPSQGKKAASQAPQERDLPNGAPESPHSSASPCHEHKRALADLKGHPEPAPSPAQQQQHLLAQHHAHAGLSHEAHLKAEHHYAFNHPFSITNLMSSTEQQQQQHPHHPHHPHQHHPHPHHPHHPHHKMDLKAYEQVMHYSSYGSPVPGSLAMGSVTNKSALETSPLAGDASYYQGVYSRPIMNSS, encoded by the exons ATGCACTCCGCTTCCAGTATGCTAGGAGTCGTGAAAATGGAAGGACACGAGCACACGGAGTGGAGCAACTACTACGGCGAGCCGGAG GGTTACTCCACCATGAACGCGGGGCTGGGCATGAACAGCTACATGAGCATGCCCCCCATGGGCACGGCGGGCAACATGACGACGGTGGCCTCCGGCGGCTCCATGGGCATGTCTTACGCGGCCGGCCCGGCGGGCATGAACCTCTCTCCGGGCGCGGGGGCCATGGCCAGCATGGCGGCGCACCTGAGCCCCAGCCTGAGCCCGCTGGGCGCGCAGGCCGGCTCGATGGGGGGCGCGCTGGGCGCTTACTCGGCGCTGAGTCCCGTCGGGGCCGGCGGCAGCGGCGCGTACGGGCAAGCGGCGGGCCTGGGCCGCTCCCGCGACGCCAAGAGCTATCGCCGGAGCTACACGCACGCCAAGCCGCCTTACTCGTACATCTCCCTCATCACCATGGCCATCCAGCAGTCGCCCAACAAGATGCTGACGCTGAGCGAGATCTACCAGTGGATCATGGACCTGTTCCCTTTCTACCGGCAGAACCAGCAGCGCTGGCAGAACTCCATACGCCACTCGCTCTCCTTCAACGACTGCTTCCTCAAGGTGCCGCGCTCGCCGGACAAGCCGGGCAAAGGCTCCTTCTGGACTCTGCACCCGGACTCGGGCAACATGTTCGAGAACGGCTGCTACCTGCGGCGCCAGAAGCGCTTCAAGTGCGACAAGCCGCCGGGCTCCAAACAGCCGCAGCAGCAGAATCAGGGCGCCTCGCCTGCCTCGTCCGCGGGAGCCCCGTCGCAAGGCAAGAAGGCGGCCTCGCAGGCGCCGCAGGAACGCGACCTGCCCAACGGGGCTCCGGAATCGCCGCACTCCAGCGCCTCCCCTTGCCACGAGCACAAGCGCGCCCTGGCCGACCTGAAGGGCCACCCGGAGCCCGCCCCGTcgccggcgcagcagcagcagcacctgctgGCGCAGCATCACGCCCACGCGGGGCTCTCCCACGAGGCGCACCTCAAGGCGGAGCACCATTACGCCTTCAACCACCCCTTCTCCATCACCAACCTGATGTCCtccacagagcagcagcagcagcagcacccccaccATCCGCACCATCCGCACCAGCACCACCCCCACCCGCACCACCCGCACCACCCGCACCACAAAATGGACCTCAAAGCCTACGAGCAGGTGATGCACTACAGCAGCTACGGCTCGCCGGTGCCCGGCAGCCTGGCCATGGGCTCCGTCACGAACAAAAGCGCCCTGGAGACCTCGCCCTTGGCCGGAGACGCCTCCTATTACCAAGGGGTCTACTCCAGGCCCATCATGAACTCTTCCTAA